The Candidatus Eisenbacteria bacterium genomic interval TGCCCATACGGTTCCCGACATGCGACACGCGGCGCCGTTCGACCATCTCGCGCCCGCTTCGCGCACCCGCGCAGGACCCCCCGCTCCCCTGCACAGCCGCTCTGGAGGCCTCCGCCATGCGTTCCTTGCTTCGCATCCTCGCCCTCGCCGCTCTCGCGGCGGCCGCCATCGTCCCGGCCGCGCTCGCGCAGAGCGACATCATCATTTCCGAGTACGTCGAAGGCAGCAGCAACAACAAGGCGATCGAGCTCTACAACCCGACGGGAGCCGCGATCGATCTCGCCGCGGGCGACTACAAGCTGCTCCTCTACTTCAACGGCTCGGTCACGATCGGCAACACGATCGGCCTGACCAGCGTGCTACCCAGCGGCGGCAAGTGGGTCGTCGCTCACGCAAGCGCGTCGGCCGGGATCCTCGCGGTCGCGAACCAGACGAGCACCGTGCTCCAGTTCAACGGCGACGACGCCGTCGTGCTCGCCAAGGGCGCGGTCAACACGGTCGTGGACGCCTTCGGTCAGGTCGGCTTCGATCCCGGCACCGAGTGGGGCACGGGCCTCGTGAGCACCGCCGACAACACGCTTCGCCGCAAGCCGCTGGTCTGCGACGGCGACACGAACGCGACCGACACGTTCGATCCGTCCATCCAGTGGGACGGTTTCGCGACCGACACGATCAACGGGCTCGGCCAGCACACGATCGCGTGCGGTCCGACGCCGGCCGCCGGCAGCACCTGGGGCGGCCTCAAACTGCTCTATCGGTAGGCTGAACCACGTTCGCCCGACGGCTCCGGGCTTTCGCGTCCCGGACCGAGAGCGCTGGAAGCAGGGTCGGCGCGTGAACGCACCAGAGTCGAAGCCGCCCGGCGGGGACTCCCGCCGGGCGGCTCGCGTTTCACGCCGGAGCCTCACTCCATGCGCACCACGTGCCGTGTCGCTTGGAAGCGGCCGGCGCGCATCCGCGCGTAGTACACGCCCGCCGCGGCGCGCGCTCCGACGTCGTCGCGTCCGTCCCATGCGATCGCGTGGCTGCCGCCGCCCAGCTCGGCGTTCACGAGCGAGCGCACGTGCCGGCCCTGCATGTCGAAGACGTCCACGCTGACGCGCTGCGACTGCGGCAGCGAGACGATGAACGCCGTGTTTCCGCGCGCTGGATTTGGCCGGGGCGACGAGAACGCGACGACCGACGGCAGCGACGGCGGCGGAGTTCCGGTCACGGAGGTGTAGATGAGGAAGTTCGCGGCGCTGGCGTCGTTCACGTTGGGCCGCGCCGAGTCGCGCACCCGGACACGAGCCTGTTGCGTGAACGGCCCCGAGACGTTCCAGACGAAGCTGCTCCCGGTCTGGCTGCGCGCCAGCGTTTCCCAGTTCTGCCCGCCATCGCGTGAAAGCTCGACGTCCACGGCCATCACCGACGGGCTGTGGCTCCAGCTGATCACCTGCTGCGCCTGGACGAGCCATTCCTCGCCACCGTCGGGCGCCGCCAGCGAAACCAGCGCGGTGTCGGGGATGCAACCGCCGAGCAGTCTCATGTACTGGCTGGACGCGGGCGCCCCGAGCAGCGCGTCCACCTCACCGTCCTCGTCGAAGTCCGAGAGCACGACCGGGCCGAGTGCGACACCTGTCGAGTAACGCTCCGGCACGGTGAAGGTGGCGTCACCGACGGTCCCCGCTCCCTTGCCGAACAGCAGCTGTGCGGCGCCCACGGGCGAGATGCCGCTGAAGCTGACCAGCAGGTCCGCTCGACCGTCGCGATTGAAGTCGGCCACGCCGAGGCGCCGCGGCCCGAGCTCGTTCGTGACGTAGGACACCGGGAGGAACGAGCCGTTGCCGATGCCGCCGGCGCCAAGGCCGATCGAGACCGCGGTGCGCAAGGCGCCCGCGAACGCCAGGTCCGTGATGCCGTCCTCGTTGAAATCGGCGGCGACGACGTCGGTCACCGCATCGCTCACGCCGCCGCTGGCGGCGATGCGGCCCGCCGCGGAGAACGCGCCGTTGCCGAGGCCGGCGGCGCCAGCGCCGAGCATGATCTGCACTCCAGGGACACTCGCCGAAGGGCTGGCGATGGCGAGGTCGAGAACGCCATCCTCGTTGAAGTCGCCGGTCGTGATCCTTCCCGGTGAATCGCCGGCGTAGTAGCGGTTGCGGATCGGGAACGTGCCGTCTCCGACACCGTTCGCGCCGCCCCCCTGCAGGACGAAGATCGAGTCGGTCGCGAGGCTCGAGACCACGAGATCCTGGATGCCGTCCTCGTTGAAGTCGCCGGTCGCGATGCCGGACGGATCCGCGCCCGCCGGCACCAGCGACGCCGGCCCGAACGTGCCGTTGCCGACGCCGCCGGAGCCGCCGCCGGGCAGCACGGCGACGCCCCCCGCACGCGTCGTCGCCACGTCGAGGATGCCGTCCTCGTTGAAGTCGGCGGTCGTCAGGTTCCGGCCGGCGCCGCCGGCGGAGTAGGTGACGTCCGTCGCGAACGTGCCGTTGCCGACCCCCGCCGTGCCGAGACCGCGCTTGAAGGCGATCCCGACGCCCACGTCGTGGACGAGGTCGGGGATGCCGTCCTCGTTGAAGTCGGCCGTAATCGCGTCCTGCGGGCCGCCCGCGGCCGTCGTGATCGCCGGGCCGGTGTTCGTCAGGGTCGGGCAGATCGTGAAGTTCGCGTTGCTGATGTCCGCCAGGTGGGGCTGACCGTGCGCGAGGACGCGCAGGCGCGCGGTGTTCGACGCGGGCAGCGCGACCTTCCAGGACAGGCTCGTACCCGGCGCATCCGTGGCGATCCGCTCCCAGTTGGCACCACCGTCGCGGGACAGCTCGACGTCCACCGAGGTCGTCGTAACGCCCTTCGTCCACGAGAGCGTCGCGAAGGTGACCGGCTGCAGCACCTCGCCGCCGTTGGGGAACGAGACGACCGGTGGAGTGCTCACGGCCGAAGCGCAGCCGCCCGTGAAAACCGTCAGGTTGTTCGTCGAGAGATTCGCGACCACGAAGTCCATTCGGCCGTCTTCGTTGAAGTCGCCCGCCGCGAGCGCGTCGGGCGCCGTACCCGTCGTGGAGGCGCCGCCTCCGATCGTGAACGTTCCCGTCCCGATCGCCGAGGAGCCGTTGCCGAAGAACACCTCCATCGCCCCGATCACGCTCGCGCCGACCAGGTCTTCGATGCCGTTGCGCGAAGGGTCGGCGACCACCAGGTCGGCCATGGGCAGTCCGCTCAAGTAGTTCTGGGCGGCGCCCAGAATCGAGACGCCGTTGGCGAGCGAGTTCAG includes:
- a CDS encoding lamin tail domain-containing protein, encoding MRSLLRILALAALAAAAIVPAALAQSDIIISEYVEGSSNNKAIELYNPTGAAIDLAAGDYKLLLYFNGSVTIGNTIGLTSVLPSGGKWVVAHASASAGILAVANQTSTVLQFNGDDAVVLAKGAVNTVVDAFGQVGFDPGTEWGTGLVSTADNTLRRKPLVCDGDTNATDTFDPSIQWDGFATDTINGLGQHTIACGPTPAAGSTWGGLKLLYR